In Streptomyces sp. NBC_00878, a single window of DNA contains:
- a CDS encoding IS630 family transposase, with product MAEPVRARRLTDQEGQRLQQIVRRGRHESVRVRRALIIMASASGTPVAAIARLAAAHEDTVRDVIHAFNEKGLAALDPRWAGGRPRLISDDEREFIIATARTRPVTLGRPFTHWSLRKLTEYLARNRVRTVKVGRERLRQILREHGISFQRTRTWKESRDPDKDAKLDRIEHVTSRFLDRCFAFDQFGPLSIRPCHGSGWAGEKKPDRLPATYHRTHGIRYFHGCYSLGDDQLWGVTRRRKGGDHSLSALKSIRAARPDGAPVYVIMDNLSANKTPAIRTWARKNKVELCLTPTSASWANPIEAQFGPLRNFVMGNSNHPNHTVLSWKLQDYLRWRNANARHPDVLAAQRRERAKVRSERQQRWGRPRPKAA from the coding sequence ATGGCAGAGCCGGTCAGAGCACGGCGGTTGACTGATCAAGAGGGCCAGAGACTGCAGCAGATCGTCCGGCGGGGCCGCCATGAGTCCGTACGGGTCCGTCGGGCACTGATCATCATGGCGTCGGCGTCGGGCACTCCCGTGGCGGCGATCGCACGGCTGGCCGCCGCGCACGAGGACACCGTCCGGGACGTGATCCATGCGTTCAACGAGAAGGGCCTGGCCGCGCTGGACCCTCGGTGGGCGGGAGGCCGTCCCCGCCTGATCAGCGATGACGAACGCGAGTTCATCATCGCGACGGCCAGGACCCGCCCAGTCACGCTGGGACGCCCGTTCACGCACTGGAGCCTTCGCAAGCTCACCGAGTACCTGGCCCGCAACCGGGTCCGGACGGTGAAGGTCGGCCGGGAACGACTGCGGCAGATCCTGCGCGAGCACGGGATCTCGTTTCAGCGGACCCGCACCTGGAAGGAGTCCAGGGATCCCGACAAGGACGCCAAACTCGACCGCATCGAGCACGTGACCAGCCGTTTCCTGGACCGGTGCTTCGCGTTCGACCAGTTCGGTCCGCTGTCGATCCGGCCCTGCCACGGCTCCGGCTGGGCCGGGGAGAAGAAACCGGACCGGCTGCCGGCCACCTATCACCGCACTCACGGTATCCGGTACTTCCACGGCTGCTATTCCCTCGGCGATGACCAGTTGTGGGGCGTGACCCGCCGCCGCAAAGGCGGTGACCACAGCCTCTCGGCGCTGAAGTCGATCCGGGCCGCCCGCCCCGACGGCGCCCCCGTCTACGTGATCATGGACAATTTGTCGGCGAACAAGACCCCGGCCATCCGGACCTGGGCCAGGAAGAACAAGGTCGAGTTGTGCCTGACGCCGACGAGCGCGTCGTGGGCCAACCCGATCGAGGCTCAGTTCGGGCCCCTGCGCAACTTCGTCATGGGCAACTCCAACCACCCCAACCACACCGTCCTGTCCTGGAAGCTTCAGGACTACCTGCGCTGGCGCAACGCCAACGCCCGTCACCCCGACGTCCTGGCCGCCCAGCGCCGCGAACGCGCCAAGGTCCGCAGCGAACGCCAGCAACGCTGGGGCCGACCACGACCCAAAGCCGCCTGA
- a CDS encoding bacterial proteasome activator family protein, whose protein sequence is MEMPRSERSPENPQILVVGQDGMALGGGGDEDSREVPVTEMVEQPAKVMRIGSMIKQLLEEVRAAPLDEASRVRLKEIHASSVKELEDGLAPDLVDELERLSLPFTDDGIPSDAELRIAQAQLVGWLEGLFHGIQTTLFAQQMAARAQLESMRRALPPGVGGGEDDDDPRAGGRAGGPYL, encoded by the coding sequence ATGGAGATGCCGAGGAGCGAAAGGTCGCCGGAGAACCCCCAGATCCTGGTCGTTGGCCAGGACGGGATGGCTCTTGGCGGCGGAGGAGACGAGGACTCCCGTGAGGTCCCGGTGACGGAGATGGTGGAGCAGCCCGCCAAGGTCATGCGCATCGGGAGCATGATCAAGCAACTGCTGGAGGAGGTGCGTGCGGCGCCTCTGGACGAGGCGAGCCGGGTCCGGCTCAAGGAGATCCACGCGAGCTCGGTCAAGGAGCTGGAGGACGGTCTCGCTCCCGATCTCGTCGATGAGCTGGAGCGGCTCTCCCTGCCGTTCACGGACGACGGAATCCCTTCCGACGCCGAGCTGCGGATCGCGCAGGCCCAGTTGGTCGGCTGGCTGGAGGGGCTCTTCCACGGGATCCAGACCACCCTGTTCGCCCAGCAGATGGCGGCTCGCGCCCAGTTGGAGTCGATGCGCCGGGCGCTCCCGCCGGGTGTGGGCGGCGGCGAGGACGACGACGACCCGCGTGCGGGCGGCCGAGCGGGCGGTCCCTACCTGTAA
- a CDS encoding PadR family transcriptional regulator has product MSIRHGLLALLERGPRYGSRLRSEFEARTGSVWPLNIGQVYTTLGRLERDGLVVQQGPDEAGHVLYALTDAGRAELRAWFTRPVERTDLPRDELAIKLAMAVGVPGADVRAVVETQRRYLSEAMHTYTRRRAQVLAEGPGHRDGVARLLVLEHLVFRAEAETRWLDHCEVRLLRLANAVATDPPQPPTPSA; this is encoded by the coding sequence ATGTCGATACGACACGGTCTGCTGGCGCTCCTGGAGCGCGGCCCCCGCTACGGTTCGCGGCTGCGCAGCGAGTTCGAGGCGCGCACCGGCTCCGTCTGGCCGTTGAACATCGGCCAGGTCTACACGACGCTCGGCCGGCTGGAGCGGGACGGCCTGGTCGTACAGCAGGGCCCGGACGAGGCCGGACACGTGCTGTACGCGCTGACGGACGCGGGCCGGGCCGAGCTGCGGGCCTGGTTCACGCGTCCCGTGGAGCGCACGGACCTGCCGCGCGACGAGCTGGCGATCAAGCTGGCCATGGCGGTCGGGGTGCCAGGGGCCGACGTACGGGCGGTCGTGGAGACACAGCGGCGGTATCTGTCGGAGGCGATGCACACGTACACCCGGCGGCGGGCCCAGGTGCTCGCGGAGGGTCCCGGGCACCGCGACGGTGTGGCCCGGCTGCTCGTCCTGGAGCACCTCGTCTTCCGCGCGGAGGCCGAAACGCGGTGGCTCGACCACTGCGAGGTCCGGCTGCTGCGGCTCGCGAACGCCGTGGCCACGGACCCGCCGCAGCCGCCGACGCCGTCAGCCTGA
- a CDS encoding NAD(P)H-quinone oxidoreductase has translation MRAITIPEPGGPEALVWDEVPDPVAGEGEVLVEVAAGAVNRADLLQRQGFYDPPPGASPYPGLECSGRIAAVGPGVSGWDVGDEVCALLSGGGYAEKVAVPAGQLLPVPEGVGLDTAAALPEVTCTVWSNVFMIAHLRPGETLLVHGGASGIGTMAIQLAKAVGAKVAVTAGSKEKLEYCAGLGADVLINYREQDFVEEIKAATDGAGADVILDNMGAKYLDRNVQALAVNGRLAIIGMQGGIKGELNIAMLLGKRGAVTATSLRARPAEEKAAIVAAVREHVWPLISAGHVRPVVDRELPMSDAAAAHRVLEESGNIGKVLLTVP, from the coding sequence ATGCGAGCGATCACGATTCCTGAACCTGGTGGGCCCGAGGCGCTGGTGTGGGACGAGGTCCCGGATCCGGTGGCCGGAGAGGGCGAAGTGCTGGTCGAGGTGGCGGCCGGCGCGGTGAACCGTGCCGATCTGCTTCAGCGGCAGGGCTTCTACGACCCGCCGCCCGGCGCGTCCCCGTACCCCGGCCTGGAGTGCTCCGGGCGGATCGCGGCGGTCGGTCCCGGTGTCTCGGGCTGGGACGTCGGGGACGAGGTGTGCGCGCTGCTTTCCGGCGGCGGGTACGCCGAGAAGGTGGCGGTGCCGGCCGGGCAACTGCTGCCCGTGCCCGAGGGGGTCGGACTCGACACGGCGGCCGCGCTGCCCGAGGTGACCTGCACGGTCTGGTCCAACGTCTTCATGATCGCCCACCTCCGCCCCGGCGAGACGCTGCTGGTGCACGGCGGAGCGAGCGGCATCGGCACCATGGCGATCCAGCTGGCCAAGGCCGTCGGCGCGAAGGTCGCCGTCACCGCGGGCAGCAAGGAGAAGCTGGAGTACTGCGCCGGGCTCGGCGCGGACGTGCTGATCAACTACCGCGAGCAGGACTTCGTCGAGGAGATCAAGGCCGCCACCGACGGGGCGGGCGCCGACGTCATCCTCGACAACATGGGTGCCAAGTATCTGGACCGCAACGTCCAGGCCCTCGCGGTCAACGGACGGCTCGCGATCATCGGCATGCAGGGCGGCATCAAGGGCGAGCTGAACATCGCGATGCTTCTGGGCAAGCGCGGCGCCGTCACCGCGACCTCGCTGCGCGCCCGCCCCGCCGAGGAGAAGGCGGCGATCGTCGCGGCCGTACGGGAGCACGTCTGGCCGTTGATCTCCGCCGGTCACGTACGTCCGGTGGTCGACCGCGAGCTGCCGATGAGCGACGCGGCCGCGGCGCACCGGGTACTGGAGGAGAGCGGGAACATCGGGAAGGTGCTGCTCACGGTCCCGTAG